One part of the Actinomyces howellii genome encodes these proteins:
- a CDS encoding ArsR/SmtB family transcription factor → MELEDAQRLARALKALGDPTRIRLLSIIAAQPGAQACVCELTEPVGLSQPTVSHHMRQLVGAGLVVREQRGRWAYYTLVPQMLTRLSVALDPQT, encoded by the coding sequence ATGGAGCTGGAGGACGCCCAGCGCCTGGCGCGCGCGCTCAAGGCGCTTGGTGACCCGACCAGGATCCGGCTGCTGTCGATCATCGCGGCGCAGCCCGGCGCACAGGCCTGCGTGTGCGAGCTGACCGAGCCGGTCGGCCTGTCCCAGCCCACGGTGTCGCACCACATGAGACAGCTGGTCGGTGCGGGCCTGGTCGTCCGGGAGCAGCGCGGCAGGTGGGCCTACTACACGCTTGTCCCCCAGATGCTCACGAGGCTCTCGGTCGCCCTCGACCCGCAGACCTAG
- a CDS encoding methyltransferase domain-containing protein, translating into MTTDSQELQDPDELRERVRARYAASARATRARTGAPGSGSRGEATGCACADRRGAGCGGRTDPGQEAGHDGPATSGQGFGASLYDTTTTSGLPIGSVEASLGCGNPTAVVDLREGERVLDLGSGGGIDVLLSARRVGGTGFAYGVDMTDEMLDLARDNAARAGATNVEFLKGTIEEVPLPEASVDVVISNCVINLSTDKPAVLAEMFRVLVPGGRIGVADVVAEDHLSPAERAERGSYVGCIAGALSTSEYLDGLAAVGFREATIETTHEVADGMHSAIIRATKPGA; encoded by the coding sequence ATGACCACGGACTCCCAGGAACTCCAGGACCCCGACGAGCTGCGCGAGCGCGTTCGGGCCCGCTACGCCGCGAGCGCGAGGGCGACGAGAGCACGTACGGGCGCTCCGGGGAGCGGGTCCCGTGGAGAGGCGACCGGCTGCGCGTGTGCCGACCGTCGTGGCGCGGGCTGCGGGGGACGCACCGATCCGGGGCAGGAGGCGGGACACGACGGTCCCGCGACCAGCGGTCAAGGCTTCGGCGCGAGCCTGTACGACACCACGACGACCTCTGGCCTGCCGATCGGGTCGGTCGAGGCCAGTCTCGGCTGCGGCAACCCGACCGCCGTCGTCGACCTCCGCGAGGGCGAACGGGTCCTCGACCTCGGCTCAGGCGGAGGGATCGACGTGCTGCTGTCGGCCCGACGCGTCGGCGGGACGGGTTTCGCCTACGGGGTCGACATGACCGACGAGATGCTCGACCTCGCGCGCGACAACGCAGCCAGGGCCGGCGCCACGAACGTCGAGTTCCTCAAGGGCACGATCGAGGAGGTGCCCCTACCGGAGGCCTCGGTGGACGTCGTGATCTCCAACTGCGTCATCAACCTGTCGACCGACAAGCCCGCGGTCCTCGCCGAGATGTTCCGCGTCCTCGTCCCCGGCGGACGGATCGGGGTCGCTGACGTCGTCGCCGAGGACCACCTCTCCCCTGCGGAGCGGGCCGAGCGCGGCTCCTACGTCGGCTGCATCGCCGGAGCGCTGAGCACGAGCGAGTACCTCGACGGACTCGCCGCCGTCGGGTTCAGGGAGGCCACCATCGAAACCACCCACGAGGTCGCCGACGGCATGCACTCGGCGATCATCCGGGCCACGAAGCCGGGCGCCTGA
- a CDS encoding arsenate reductase ArsC yields the protein MASSPVPTVLFVCVHNAGRSQMAAGFLSRLAAGRLDVRSAGSEPAERVNPAVVEAMREVGIDMSAARPTLLTTSAVDRADLVVTMGCGDACPVLPGRRYEDWPLEDPAGKDLAAVLPIRDEIERRVRRLLAQLTSATDGPQAGGPR from the coding sequence ATGGCATCGTCCCCCGTCCCGACCGTCCTGTTCGTCTGCGTCCACAACGCCGGCCGCTCGCAGATGGCCGCCGGCTTCCTCAGCCGTCTGGCCGCCGGCCGCCTTGACGTCCGCTCTGCCGGATCCGAGCCCGCCGAGCGTGTCAATCCCGCCGTCGTCGAGGCAATGAGGGAGGTGGGGATCGACATGAGCGCGGCGCGGCCCACGCTCCTGACCACCAGCGCCGTGGACCGGGCGGACCTCGTCGTCACCATGGGCTGCGGCGACGCCTGCCCGGTCCTGCCCGGACGGCGCTACGAGGACTGGCCCCTCGAGGACCCCGCGGGCAAGGACCTCGCGGCCGTCCTCCCGATCCGTGACGAGATCGAGCGCCGCGTCCGCAGACTCCTCGCCCAGCTCACCTCAGCGACGGACGGCCCTCAGGCAGGCGGGCCCAGGTAG